Proteins encoded together in one Benincasa hispida cultivar B227 chromosome 1, ASM972705v1, whole genome shotgun sequence window:
- the LOC120082015 gene encoding tRNA threonylcarbamoyladenosine dehydratase isoform X3, with amino-acid sequence MVETTVKDSPVVGCTNRGIFDVDLLTDEIVSEQLTRNIQFFGLSSQKNVTASYVVVIGLGGVGSHAAMMLLRSGVGRLLLVDFDQVSLSSLNRHAVATRADVGVPKAQCLKEHFLSIFPECQVEAKVLLYDAASEEEILSGKPDFVLDCIDNIDTKVSLLAACVRRGLKVLSATGAGARADPTRIRVADLRESTNDPLSRAVRHRLRKGYGIEGGIPVVFSLEKPKAKLLPFQGPSGEAENPSDYQIVPGFRVRIIPVLGTIPAIFGQVMASYVVTQLAGLQVETEPVVNLDTDHYRLLHQRLIEHEESLYGTAMQVQVDVEEVMFVAKELWHGRSARDQSAKDVGRGMWRAINELMLVRWDRAKPASVANLILLKFKEADEHESSTLDDIKEKEPEFFRKVNAILKRAEMEFSL; translated from the exons ATGGTTGAGACTACTGTAAAGGACAGTCCTGTAGTTGGGTGCACCAATCGTGGAATTTTTGATGTAGACCTTCTAACTGATGAAATTGTTTCTGAACAACTAACAAG GAACATCCAGTTCTTTGGCCTTAGCTCACAGAAGAATGTGACTGCATCTTATGTTGTGGTAATTGGTCTTGGTGGTGTTGGGAGTCATGCTGCCATGATGCTTCTTCGATCAGGGGTTGGCAGGCTTCTCCTTGTTGATTTTGACCAG GTGTCACTTTCTTCTCTAAATCGACATGCCGTTGCAACAAGAGCAGATGTAGGTGTCCCAAAAGCTCAGTGCCTGAAGGAGCACTTTCTGTCCATCTTTCCAGAGTGTCAAGTAGAAGCAAAAGTGCTATTATATGATGCAGCATCTGAAGAAGAAATTCTTTCTGGGAAACCTGATTTTGTTCTGGACTGCATTGACAATATTGATACAAAG GTATCACTTCTTGCTGCATGTGTACGTAGGGGATTGAAAGTATTATCAGCAACAGGAGCCGGAGCTCGAGCTGACCCAACAAGAATTCGTGTGGCTGATTTAAGAGAGTCAACAAATGACCCATTATCTCGAGCT GTGAGGCACCGTTTGCGGAAAGGTTATGGCATTGAAGGGGGCATTCCTGTtgtattttctttagaaaaaccCAAAGCAAAGCTGCTTCCATTCCAAGGACCAAGTGGAGAAGCAGAAAATCCTTCAGATTATCAG ATAGTTCCTGGGTTCAGAGTTCGTATCATACCTGTTCTAGGTACCATTCCTGCAATTTTTGGACAGGTAATGGCCTCGTATGTTGTGACACAACTAGCAGGGCTTCAAGTGGAAACAGAGCCTGTCGTTAATTTGGACACTGATCATTATAGGTTGCTTCATCAGCGACTCATTGAGCATGAAGAATCATTGTATGGCACTGCCATGCAAGTCCAG GTAGATGTTGAAGAAGTGATGTTTGTTGCAAAAGAGCTCTGGCATGGAAGAAGCGCAAGAGACCAGTCTGCAAAAGATGTTGGACGAGGAATGTGGCGAGCTATTAATGAATTAATGCTTGTGAG GTGGGACCGAGCAAAACCAGCATCCGTGGCTAACttaattcttttgaaatttaaagag GCTGATGAACATGAGTCATCAACCTTAGATGACATAAAGGAAAAAGAACCTGAATTCTTTAGGAAGGTAAATGCTATTTTGAAGCGAGCTGAGATGGAATTTTCTTTGTGA
- the LOC120082015 gene encoding tRNA threonylcarbamoyladenosine dehydratase isoform X1 has protein sequence MEGKLKSFSLVGAGALFGSVSTFFILRLLHRRIANQAETKATKLCGNGHMVETTVKDSPVVGCTNRGIFDVDLLTDEIVSEQLTRNIQFFGLSSQKNVTASYVVVIGLGGVGSHAAMMLLRSGVGRLLLVDFDQVSLSSLNRHAVATRADVGVPKAQCLKEHFLSIFPECQVEAKVLLYDAASEEEILSGKPDFVLDCIDNIDTKVSLLAACVRRGLKVLSATGAGARADPTRIRVADLRESTNDPLSRAVRHRLRKGYGIEGGIPVVFSLEKPKAKLLPFQGPSGEAENPSDYQIVPGFRVRIIPVLGTIPAIFGQVMASYVVTQLAGLQVETEPVVNLDTDHYRLLHQRLIEHEESLYGTAMQVQVDVEEVMFVAKELWHGRSARDQSAKDVGRGMWRAINELMLVRWDRAKPASVANLILLKFKEADEHESSTLDDIKEKEPEFFRKVNAILKRAEMEFSL, from the exons ATGGAGGGAAAATTGAAGTCTTTTTCATTGGTGGGAGCTGGAGCTCTCTTCGGTTCTGTTTCTACCTTCTTCATCCTCAGGCTTCTTCACCG ACGGATCGCGAACCAAGCTGAAACGAAGGCAACCAAGCTGTGTG GTAATGGACATATGGTTGAGACTACTGTAAAGGACAGTCCTGTAGTTGGGTGCACCAATCGTGGAATTTTTGATGTAGACCTTCTAACTGATGAAATTGTTTCTGAACAACTAACAAG GAACATCCAGTTCTTTGGCCTTAGCTCACAGAAGAATGTGACTGCATCTTATGTTGTGGTAATTGGTCTTGGTGGTGTTGGGAGTCATGCTGCCATGATGCTTCTTCGATCAGGGGTTGGCAGGCTTCTCCTTGTTGATTTTGACCAG GTGTCACTTTCTTCTCTAAATCGACATGCCGTTGCAACAAGAGCAGATGTAGGTGTCCCAAAAGCTCAGTGCCTGAAGGAGCACTTTCTGTCCATCTTTCCAGAGTGTCAAGTAGAAGCAAAAGTGCTATTATATGATGCAGCATCTGAAGAAGAAATTCTTTCTGGGAAACCTGATTTTGTTCTGGACTGCATTGACAATATTGATACAAAG GTATCACTTCTTGCTGCATGTGTACGTAGGGGATTGAAAGTATTATCAGCAACAGGAGCCGGAGCTCGAGCTGACCCAACAAGAATTCGTGTGGCTGATTTAAGAGAGTCAACAAATGACCCATTATCTCGAGCT GTGAGGCACCGTTTGCGGAAAGGTTATGGCATTGAAGGGGGCATTCCTGTtgtattttctttagaaaaaccCAAAGCAAAGCTGCTTCCATTCCAAGGACCAAGTGGAGAAGCAGAAAATCCTTCAGATTATCAG ATAGTTCCTGGGTTCAGAGTTCGTATCATACCTGTTCTAGGTACCATTCCTGCAATTTTTGGACAGGTAATGGCCTCGTATGTTGTGACACAACTAGCAGGGCTTCAAGTGGAAACAGAGCCTGTCGTTAATTTGGACACTGATCATTATAGGTTGCTTCATCAGCGACTCATTGAGCATGAAGAATCATTGTATGGCACTGCCATGCAAGTCCAG GTAGATGTTGAAGAAGTGATGTTTGTTGCAAAAGAGCTCTGGCATGGAAGAAGCGCAAGAGACCAGTCTGCAAAAGATGTTGGACGAGGAATGTGGCGAGCTATTAATGAATTAATGCTTGTGAG GTGGGACCGAGCAAAACCAGCATCCGTGGCTAACttaattcttttgaaatttaaagag GCTGATGAACATGAGTCATCAACCTTAGATGACATAAAGGAAAAAGAACCTGAATTCTTTAGGAAGGTAAATGCTATTTTGAAGCGAGCTGAGATGGAATTTTCTTTGTGA
- the LOC120082015 gene encoding tRNA threonylcarbamoyladenosine dehydratase isoform X2 — protein sequence MEGKLKSFSLVGAGALFGSVSTFFILRLLHRRIANQAETKATKLCGNGHMVETTVKDSPVVGCTNRGIFDVDLLTDEIVSEQLTRNIQFFGLSSQKNVTASYVVVIGLGGVGSHAAMMLLRSGVGRLLLVDFDQVSLSSLNRHAVATRADVGVPKAQCLKEHFLSIFPECQVEAKVLLYDAASEEEILSGKPDFVLDCIDNIDTKVSLLAACVRRGLKVLSATGAGARADPTRIRVADLRESTNDPLSRAVRHRLRKGYGIEGGIPVVFSLEKPKAKLLPFQGPSGEAENPSDYQVPFLQFLDRLLHQRLIEHEESLYGTAMQVQVDVEEVMFVAKELWHGRSARDQSAKDVGRGMWRAINELMLVRWDRAKPASVANLILLKFKEADEHESSTLDDIKEKEPEFFRKVNAILKRAEMEFSL from the exons ATGGAGGGAAAATTGAAGTCTTTTTCATTGGTGGGAGCTGGAGCTCTCTTCGGTTCTGTTTCTACCTTCTTCATCCTCAGGCTTCTTCACCG ACGGATCGCGAACCAAGCTGAAACGAAGGCAACCAAGCTGTGTG GTAATGGACATATGGTTGAGACTACTGTAAAGGACAGTCCTGTAGTTGGGTGCACCAATCGTGGAATTTTTGATGTAGACCTTCTAACTGATGAAATTGTTTCTGAACAACTAACAAG GAACATCCAGTTCTTTGGCCTTAGCTCACAGAAGAATGTGACTGCATCTTATGTTGTGGTAATTGGTCTTGGTGGTGTTGGGAGTCATGCTGCCATGATGCTTCTTCGATCAGGGGTTGGCAGGCTTCTCCTTGTTGATTTTGACCAG GTGTCACTTTCTTCTCTAAATCGACATGCCGTTGCAACAAGAGCAGATGTAGGTGTCCCAAAAGCTCAGTGCCTGAAGGAGCACTTTCTGTCCATCTTTCCAGAGTGTCAAGTAGAAGCAAAAGTGCTATTATATGATGCAGCATCTGAAGAAGAAATTCTTTCTGGGAAACCTGATTTTGTTCTGGACTGCATTGACAATATTGATACAAAG GTATCACTTCTTGCTGCATGTGTACGTAGGGGATTGAAAGTATTATCAGCAACAGGAGCCGGAGCTCGAGCTGACCCAACAAGAATTCGTGTGGCTGATTTAAGAGAGTCAACAAATGACCCATTATCTCGAGCT GTGAGGCACCGTTTGCGGAAAGGTTATGGCATTGAAGGGGGCATTCCTGTtgtattttctttagaaaaaccCAAAGCAAAGCTGCTTCCATTCCAAGGACCAAGTGGAGAAGCAGAAAATCCTTCAGATTATCAG GTACCATTCCTGCAATTTTTGGACAG GTTGCTTCATCAGCGACTCATTGAGCATGAAGAATCATTGTATGGCACTGCCATGCAAGTCCAG GTAGATGTTGAAGAAGTGATGTTTGTTGCAAAAGAGCTCTGGCATGGAAGAAGCGCAAGAGACCAGTCTGCAAAAGATGTTGGACGAGGAATGTGGCGAGCTATTAATGAATTAATGCTTGTGAG GTGGGACCGAGCAAAACCAGCATCCGTGGCTAACttaattcttttgaaatttaaagag GCTGATGAACATGAGTCATCAACCTTAGATGACATAAAGGAAAAAGAACCTGAATTCTTTAGGAAGGTAAATGCTATTTTGAAGCGAGCTGAGATGGAATTTTCTTTGTGA